One stretch of Aeromicrobium fastidiosum DNA includes these proteins:
- a CDS encoding anti-sigma factor family protein, producing the protein MSHEELREALGAYALGQLDAAEHEQVREHLAGCDACAADLAEIQPVVAALRGIDPDAVLPAGMMPPPGLDDRIRRALPPESIRDRRWPVVVGAALAAAAAAAVVTAVVVRDTTPTPTVIAVPQVQVAQGVTATAGLVDHTWGVEIKLQATGLRAGERFTMWVVADDGSRHEAGEILGVADTRVICDMSSSVLLDEAASFRVVDAAGDEVIAAEMPS; encoded by the coding sequence GTGAGCCACGAAGAGCTGCGCGAGGCGCTGGGGGCCTACGCCCTCGGTCAGCTCGACGCTGCCGAGCACGAACAGGTGCGCGAGCACCTGGCCGGGTGCGACGCCTGTGCGGCCGACCTCGCCGAGATCCAGCCTGTCGTGGCTGCGCTGCGCGGGATCGATCCCGATGCCGTGCTGCCCGCCGGCATGATGCCGCCGCCCGGACTCGACGACCGGATTCGCCGCGCTCTGCCCCCGGAGTCGATCCGTGACCGCCGATGGCCGGTGGTCGTGGGTGCCGCACTTGCCGCAGCAGCGGCCGCCGCGGTGGTCACGGCGGTGGTCGTGCGGGACACCACGCCCACACCGACCGTCATCGCGGTGCCGCAGGTGCAGGTCGCGCAGGGCGTGACGGCCACCGCGGGACTGGTCGACCACACGTGGGGCGTCGAGATCAAGCTGCAGGCGACGGGGCTCCGGGCGGGTGAGCGGTTCACGATGTGGGTCGTGGCCGACGACGGCAGCCGGCACGAGGCCGGGGAGATCCTCGGCGTCGCCGACACCCGCGTCATCTGCGACATGAGCTCCTCGGTGCTGCTCGACGAGGCCGCGAGCTTCCGCGTCGTCGATGCGGCGGGTGACGAGGTCATCGCCGCCGAGATGCCGTCGTGA
- the rpmJ gene encoding 50S ribosomal protein L36: MKVNPSVKKMCDKCKVIRRHGNVMVICENPRHKQRQG; the protein is encoded by the coding sequence ATGAAGGTCAACCCGAGCGTGAAGAAGATGTGTGACAAGTGCAAGGTGATCCGTCGCCACGGCAACGTCATGGTGATCTGCGAGAACCCGCGCCACAAGCAGCGCCAGGGCTGA
- a CDS encoding RNA polymerase sigma factor — MAPWRTSRAGDDVGRPSTPDALAREGYDRHGAELYRFALARLSDDAAAQDVVQETIVRAWRAGDRFDPSVASLRTWLFAIARNVVTDHLIARGRATSLSAAAEAHGEDHMSDQSAAVADADLITRALELISDDHRAAIVETYLRDRSYEDVAGELGVPVSTLRSRVFHGLRQLRTAMATMVVEP, encoded by the coding sequence GTGGCACCGTGGAGGACCTCCCGGGCCGGTGACGATGTCGGCCGTCCCTCGACGCCTGACGCACTGGCCCGGGAGGGCTACGACCGCCACGGTGCCGAGCTCTACCGCTTCGCCCTCGCGCGGCTGTCAGACGATGCCGCGGCCCAGGACGTCGTGCAGGAGACGATCGTCCGGGCGTGGCGTGCCGGCGACAGGTTCGACCCGTCGGTGGCATCCTTGCGCACGTGGCTGTTCGCGATCGCCCGCAATGTCGTCACCGACCACCTGATCGCACGAGGACGCGCGACGTCGCTGTCCGCCGCCGCCGAGGCACACGGAGAGGACCACATGAGTGACCAGAGTGCCGCGGTGGCCGATGCCGACCTGATCACCCGCGCCCTCGAGCTCATCAGCGACGACCACCGCGCCGCGATCGTCGAGACCTACCTGCGCGACCGGTCGTACGAGGACGTCGCGGGCGAGCTGGGCGTGCCTGTCAGCACCCTGCGGAGCCGGGTGTTCCACGGGCTGCGGCAGCTGCGCACCGCGATGGCGACGATGGTGGTCGAGCCGTGA
- a CDS encoding DNA-directed RNA polymerase subunit alpha → MLIAQRPALSEEVVDEFRSRFVIEPLEPGFGYTLGNSLRRTLLSSIPGAAVTSIKIDGVLHEFSTVPGVTEDVTEIILNLKGLVVSSENDEPVVMYLRKEGAGDVTAADIQPPAGVEVHNPDLHIATLNAKGKIEIELVVERGRGYVSAVQNKSGDEEIGRMPVDSIYSPVLKVTYKVEATRVEQRTDFDKLVIDVETKKSILPRDAIASAGSTLVELFGLARELNVEAEGIDIGPSPVDEQLAADLALPIEDLNFTVRSYNCLKREGVHTVGELITRSEQDLLDIRNFGSKSIDEVKAKLNEMGLALKDSPAGFDPTAAIDAYDDDASFAEDEQY, encoded by the coding sequence ATGCTGATCGCCCAGCGCCCCGCCCTGTCCGAAGAGGTCGTCGACGAGTTCCGTTCGCGGTTCGTCATCGAGCCCCTCGAGCCCGGCTTCGGCTACACCCTCGGCAACTCGCTGCGTCGCACGCTGCTGTCGTCGATCCCGGGTGCGGCCGTCACCTCGATCAAGATCGACGGTGTCCTGCACGAGTTCTCGACCGTCCCCGGCGTGACCGAGGACGTCACCGAGATCATCCTGAACCTGAAGGGTCTGGTCGTCTCCTCCGAGAACGACGAGCCCGTCGTCATGTACCTCCGCAAGGAGGGCGCCGGTGACGTGACCGCCGCCGACATCCAGCCCCCGGCCGGTGTCGAGGTCCACAACCCCGACCTGCACATCGCGACGCTCAACGCCAAGGGCAAGATCGAGATCGAGCTCGTCGTCGAGCGTGGCCGCGGCTACGTCTCGGCCGTGCAGAACAAGTCCGGTGACGAAGAGATCGGCCGCATGCCGGTCGACTCGATCTACTCGCCGGTCCTCAAGGTGACGTACAAGGTCGAGGCCACCCGCGTCGAGCAGCGCACCGACTTCGACAAGCTCGTCATCGATGTCGAGACCAAGAAGTCGATCCTTCCCCGCGACGCCATCGCGTCGGCCGGTTCGACGCTCGTCGAGCTGTTCGGTCTGGCCCGTGAGCTCAACGTCGAGGCCGAGGGCATCGACATCGGCCCCAGCCCGGTCGACGAGCAGCTCGCTGCCGACCTGGCCCTGCCGATCGAGGACCTCAACTTCACGGTGCGCTCCTACAACTGCCTCAAGCGCGAGGGCGTCCACACCGTGGGCGAGCTCATCACGCGCTCGGAGCAGGACCTGCTCGACATCCGCAACTTCGGTTCGAAGTCGATCGACGAGGTCAAGGCCAAGCTCAACGAGATGGGTCTCGCGCTCAAGGACAGCCCGGCCGGGTTCGACCCGACCGCAGCCATCGACGCGTACGACGACGACGCCAGCTTCGCCGAGGACGAGCAGTACTGA
- a CDS encoding DUF4394 domain-containing protein, whose translation MRQRTRHLIALGAVTALTAGTGLAAIGAAQAATVPKTALGLSSNGKNLSIFDLSTAKRTKALGQAKGLTGDVRLIGIDERPADHKAYGVGDKGGVYVINRGNGDVRKVSQLSVALDGTHFGVDFNPAADRLRIISDSGQSLRHDVTQPAATTAVDGKLNYDGATATGITAAGYTNSDNDPRSGTTLFNLDMTRDQVVQQVPANSGNLLVSGPFGPRQGPVAGFDIVGSNQGTRTVDNTGYASIRPTSGGLATLYSVNLLSGKFTKVAKFDKDIADLAIPQP comes from the coding sequence ATGCGCCAGCGCACCCGTCATCTCATCGCCCTCGGAGCCGTCACGGCACTCACGGCAGGCACCGGCCTCGCCGCGATCGGCGCGGCCCAGGCTGCGACCGTCCCCAAGACGGCGCTCGGTCTGTCGTCCAACGGCAAGAACCTCTCGATCTTCGACCTGTCCACCGCCAAGCGCACCAAGGCGCTCGGCCAGGCCAAGGGCCTGACCGGCGACGTGCGGCTCATCGGCATCGACGAGCGTCCGGCCGACCACAAGGCGTACGGCGTCGGCGACAAGGGTGGCGTCTACGTCATCAACCGCGGCAACGGCGACGTCCGCAAGGTCTCGCAGCTGAGCGTGGCGCTCGACGGCACCCACTTCGGCGTCGACTTCAACCCCGCGGCCGACCGCCTGCGCATCATCAGCGATTCGGGCCAGAGCCTGCGCCACGACGTGACGCAGCCCGCTGCGACCACGGCCGTCGACGGCAAGCTCAACTACGACGGCGCTACGGCCACGGGCATCACGGCTGCCGGCTACACCAACAGCGACAACGACCCCCGCTCGGGCACGACGCTGTTCAACCTCGACATGACGCGCGACCAGGTCGTGCAGCAGGTCCCCGCGAACTCGGGCAACCTGCTCGTGTCGGGACCGTTCGGTCCCCGCCAGGGACCCGTGGCCGGCTTCGACATCGTCGGATCCAACCAGGGCACGCGCACGGTCGACAACACCGGCTACGCGTCGATCCGTCCCACCAGCGGTGGCCTGGCGACGCTGTACAGCGTGAATCTGCTGAGCGGGAAGTTCACCAAGGTGGCAAAGTTCGACAAGGACATCGCCGACCTCGCCATCCCGCAGCCCTGA
- the rpsD gene encoding 30S ribosomal protein S4: MARYTGPLTKKSRRLGIDLVGGDAAFEKRPYPPGQHGRARVKESEYRNQLLEKQKARYTYGVLEKQFRKYYELASRRPGKTGDNLLQILESRLDNVVYRAGFARTRRHARQLVNHGHFIVNGVKTDIPSFQVSKHDIIDVKPKSLETTPFIVARETHDKDTVPGWMDVAPDRGRILVHAQPIREQITVPIQEQLIVEFYSKI, translated from the coding sequence ATGGCCCGTTACACCGGACCTCTCACCAAGAAGTCGCGCCGTCTCGGCATCGACCTCGTCGGTGGTGACGCTGCATTCGAAAAGCGTCCTTACCCTCCCGGCCAGCACGGCCGCGCGCGCGTCAAGGAGTCGGAGTACCGCAACCAGCTGCTCGAGAAGCAGAAGGCGCGCTACACCTACGGAGTGCTCGAGAAGCAGTTCCGCAAGTACTACGAGCTCGCCTCGCGTCGTCCCGGCAAGACCGGCGACAACCTGCTCCAGATCCTGGAGTCGCGTCTCGACAACGTCGTCTACCGTGCCGGGTTCGCCCGCACGCGTCGTCACGCCCGTCAGCTCGTGAACCACGGTCACTTCATCGTCAACGGCGTCAAGACCGACATCCCGTCGTTCCAGGTGAGCAAGCACGACATCATCGACGTCAAGCCCAAGTCGCTGGAAACCACGCCGTTCATCGTCGCGCGTGAGACGCACGACAAGGACACGGTTCCCGGCTGGATGGATGTCGCGCCCGATCGCGGTCGCATCCTCGTCCACGCCCAGCCGATCCGCGAGCAGATCACGGTTCCGATCCAGGAACAGCTGATCGTGGAGTTCTACTCCAAGATCTGA
- the rpsK gene encoding 30S ribosomal protein S11, translating to MPPKSAGKKVRRKEKKNVAAGEAHIKSTFNNTHVTITDPTGAVISWASGGTVGFKGSRKSTPFAAGMAAESAGRQAMEHGMKKVDVFVKGPGSGRETAIRSLSGVGLEVGTISDVTPSPHNGCRPPKHRRL from the coding sequence ATGCCTCCTAAGTCAGCTGGCAAGAAGGTCCGCCGCAAGGAAAAGAAGAACGTCGCTGCGGGCGAAGCCCACATCAAGAGCACGTTCAACAACACCCACGTCACGATCACCGACCCCACGGGCGCTGTGATCTCCTGGGCCTCCGGCGGAACCGTCGGTTTCAAGGGCTCCCGCAAGTCGACCCCGTTCGCAGCCGGCATGGCTGCCGAGTCGGCCGGTCGTCAGGCGATGGAGCACGGGATGAAGAAGGTCGACGTCTTCGTGAAGGGCCCCGGATCGGGCCGCGAGACGGCGATCCGGTCGCTGAGCGGAGTCGGCCTCGAGGTCGGCACCATCTCCGACGTGACCCCCAGCCCCCACAACGGCTGCCGTCCCCCCAAGCACCGTCGTCTCTGA
- a CDS encoding sensor histidine kinase, whose amino-acid sequence MPHSASRPRPDVATGLWGTGVERWARLIYTGWVIVVLANGPTIGALAGIVRAPDTAWWLISALAVTLLAVVRLFMQWTGLVDIVLVDLAVVLALGSNRLMGADGAGADAGPALSFALVALVGVAVFAPTRVAAVAAPVTAVLYVVVRDAWTGPGLLLVSIDEMAVLGATGISIHILMRVLRAAAANADRLRALDLEAGRSRAREDARRHSIDEVRRVLHDDVIAALVLIDLSPTSGDDTVARDAARAAVDRFARLRTWAAPTGPAHFVAYLPVDVAFDVGEAFHLDDYPVPVQTAVAGATMESLRNVRRHAGTDRAHVAARSTDDGGLDIEISDDGDGAPAPHAHGFGIDVSIIGRMAQVGGSATITTSPGRGTTVRLRWSPPAPRSPSRVDPWSSAWSSIMAAVPDMRRGLAPIVYTYAASQAWAAVRHVDSGRSLAGGVAVAICLLWLTWCLTRRGVAGPLSARGVSVLTVALVALVALGLWNAGPGALLGFDSWVQGMTVAPLVVVALLSPARWVMVPAVMVCATVFVAAFVDPALSPAEALSPITGTVVATGPFLAAAIALRRISAQVAVAERIISSHAVEEVRITARAELLSRDLAHLEETVVPFLSTVAEGAASPAQADVRHRARVIAAQVRDDLIVPTVVDAGLRELLSAIRAAGGSVTFRVDDDPPSDPGPVRDVLATVLDAGDRWVVVTVSGSGARLAVTIRPAISDARAQAIRGALGDGLVMQSMDDRTRLDIHVPTSATGREAATADAGR is encoded by the coding sequence ATGCCGCACAGCGCCTCTCGTCCCCGTCCCGACGTGGCGACCGGCCTGTGGGGAACGGGCGTCGAGCGCTGGGCTCGGTTGATCTACACCGGTTGGGTCATCGTCGTGCTGGCCAACGGCCCCACGATCGGAGCGTTGGCCGGCATCGTCCGTGCGCCCGACACGGCGTGGTGGCTCATCAGCGCCCTCGCGGTCACGCTCCTCGCCGTCGTGCGGCTGTTCATGCAGTGGACCGGCCTGGTCGACATCGTCCTGGTCGACCTCGCCGTCGTGCTGGCACTGGGCAGCAACCGCCTCATGGGGGCCGACGGCGCCGGCGCCGATGCGGGTCCTGCCCTGTCCTTCGCGCTCGTGGCACTGGTCGGCGTGGCCGTGTTCGCGCCCACTCGCGTCGCGGCCGTGGCCGCACCCGTCACGGCGGTGCTCTACGTCGTGGTCCGCGACGCCTGGACGGGTCCCGGCCTGCTGCTGGTCAGCATCGACGAGATGGCGGTGCTGGGCGCGACGGGCATCTCGATCCACATCCTCATGAGGGTGCTGCGAGCAGCAGCAGCCAACGCCGACCGCCTGCGGGCACTCGACCTGGAGGCCGGACGGTCGCGAGCCCGCGAGGACGCGCGGCGCCACAGCATCGACGAGGTCCGCCGTGTCCTGCACGACGACGTCATCGCAGCTCTCGTGCTGATCGACCTGTCCCCGACGTCCGGCGACGACACCGTGGCCCGCGACGCGGCCCGGGCCGCCGTCGACCGGTTCGCCCGACTGCGGACATGGGCCGCGCCGACCGGACCTGCGCACTTCGTGGCCTACCTGCCGGTCGATGTGGCCTTCGACGTCGGCGAGGCCTTCCACCTCGACGACTATCCCGTGCCGGTGCAGACCGCCGTGGCGGGCGCGACGATGGAGTCGCTGCGCAACGTCCGCCGGCACGCCGGCACCGACCGGGCACACGTCGCGGCACGCTCCACCGACGACGGCGGCCTCGACATCGAGATCTCCGATGACGGCGACGGGGCACCGGCGCCCCACGCGCACGGGTTCGGCATCGACGTGTCGATCATCGGACGCATGGCCCAGGTCGGCGGATCCGCGACGATCACGACGTCCCCGGGCCGGGGCACGACCGTGCGACTGCGGTGGTCACCCCCGGCTCCGCGATCCCCGAGCCGCGTCGATCCCTGGTCGAGCGCCTGGAGCTCGATCATGGCCGCCGTCCCCGACATGCGGCGCGGGCTGGCCCCGATCGTCTACACGTACGCCGCGAGCCAGGCGTGGGCCGCGGTGAGGCACGTCGACTCGGGCCGCAGCCTCGCGGGGGGCGTCGCGGTCGCGATCTGCCTGCTGTGGCTGACCTGGTGCCTGACCCGTCGCGGCGTGGCCGGGCCACTGTCGGCACGCGGTGTGAGCGTCCTGACGGTCGCCCTGGTCGCCCTGGTCGCGCTGGGGCTGTGGAACGCCGGCCCGGGGGCACTGCTGGGGTTCGACTCCTGGGTGCAGGGCATGACGGTCGCGCCCCTGGTCGTCGTCGCCCTGCTGTCCCCTGCGCGGTGGGTCATGGTGCCTGCCGTCATGGTGTGCGCGACGGTCTTCGTCGCGGCCTTCGTCGACCCCGCCCTCTCGCCGGCCGAGGCACTGTCCCCCATCACCGGCACCGTGGTCGCGACCGGACCGTTCCTGGCAGCGGCGATCGCCCTGCGTCGCATCTCCGCGCAGGTCGCGGTCGCCGAGCGGATCATCTCCTCCCACGCGGTCGAGGAGGTGCGGATCACCGCGCGCGCCGAGCTGCTCAGCCGCGATCTCGCGCACCTGGAGGAGACCGTCGTCCCCTTCCTGTCGACCGTTGCCGAAGGCGCTGCCTCACCGGCGCAGGCCGACGTCCGGCACCGCGCCCGCGTGATCGCGGCACAGGTGCGCGACGACCTGATCGTTCCCACCGTGGTCGACGCGGGGCTGCGCGAGCTGCTGTCCGCGATCCGTGCCGCGGGCGGGAGCGTCACGTTCCGCGTCGACGACGACCCTCCCAGCGATCCCGGGCCGGTGCGGGACGTGCTCGCGACGGTGCTCGACGCCGGCGACCGCTGGGTCGTCGTCACCGTCTCGGGCTCCGGTGCCCGCCTGGCCGTCACGATCCGGCCCGCGATCAGCGACGCACGGGCCCAGGCCATCCGCGGCGCGCTCGGCGACGGTCTCGTGATGCAGTCGATGGACGACCGGACGCGCCTCGACATCCATGTCCCGACGTCGGCGACCGGACGAGAGGCAGCGACCGCCGACGCCGGACGATGA
- the truA gene encoding tRNA pseudouridine(38-40) synthase TruA, with protein MRLRLDLSYDGTDFRGWATQPGLRTVQGEVERAIGTVLRLEAPPQLTCAGRTDAGVHARGQVAHVDLDDVDPSTLERRLRRLLPSDIALRSLSVAPPGFDARFAAVERRYVYRICDAPAGPDPLVRGTVVAWRRPLDVDAMNAAGAHLLGEHDFAAFCRRREGATTIRTLLELSTVRSGDLVETTVRADAFCHSMVRALMGALVAVGEGRFEPAWSAEVLAHAVRDTRVTVMPAHGLVLEQVTYPDDGGLAARAVASRRRRDEPPATSRT; from the coding sequence GTGCGCTTGCGACTCGACCTGTCCTACGACGGGACCGACTTCCGTGGCTGGGCCACCCAGCCGGGCCTCCGCACCGTCCAGGGCGAGGTCGAGCGGGCGATCGGCACGGTCCTGCGCCTCGAGGCGCCCCCTCAGCTCACGTGCGCGGGACGCACCGATGCGGGCGTGCATGCCCGCGGTCAGGTCGCACACGTCGACCTCGACGACGTCGACCCGTCCACGCTCGAGCGTCGCCTGCGACGACTCCTGCCGTCCGACATCGCCCTGCGGTCGCTGTCGGTGGCCCCTCCCGGCTTCGACGCCCGGTTCGCCGCTGTCGAGCGCCGCTACGTCTACCGCATCTGCGACGCTCCGGCCGGCCCCGATCCCTTGGTCCGCGGGACGGTCGTGGCCTGGCGACGCCCACTCGACGTCGACGCCATGAACGCCGCCGGTGCCCACCTGCTCGGCGAGCACGACTTCGCCGCCTTCTGCCGCCGGCGGGAGGGGGCCACCACGATCAGGACGCTCCTCGAGCTCAGCACCGTCCGGTCGGGCGACCTGGTCGAGACGACGGTCCGCGCCGACGCGTTCTGCCACTCCATGGTGCGGGCACTCATGGGTGCCCTCGTCGCGGTGGGAGAGGGACGGTTCGAGCCGGCCTGGTCGGCCGAGGTGCTGGCCCACGCTGTCCGCGACACCCGAGTCACGGTCATGCCGGCCCACGGGCTGGTGCTCGAGCAGGTCACCTACCCGGACGACGGCGGCCTGGCCGCTCGAGCGGTCGCGTCCAGGCGTCGGCGCGACGAGCCCCCGGCGACCTCCCGCACCTGA
- a CDS encoding MmcQ/YjbR family DNA-binding protein, whose product MPVTWDDVVTFASTLPEVAESTSYGTPAVKVAGKLMGRLRTDSDGGFALRCSATDKAALVQGADPAFYTTPHYDGHDYVLVDLDAVDADELFELVDAAWYLVAPATVRTARDA is encoded by the coding sequence ATGCCGGTCACCTGGGACGACGTGGTCACCTTCGCCTCGACCCTGCCCGAGGTGGCCGAATCGACCTCGTACGGAACTCCCGCGGTCAAGGTCGCTGGCAAGCTCATGGGCCGGCTGCGCACCGACTCCGACGGCGGATTCGCGCTGCGCTGCTCCGCGACCGACAAGGCGGCGCTCGTGCAGGGCGCCGACCCCGCGTTCTACACGACCCCTCACTACGACGGCCACGACTACGTCCTCGTCGACCTCGACGCGGTGGACGCCGATGAGCTGTTCGAGCTCGTCGACGCGGCCTGGTACCTCGTCGCGCCCGCGACCGTGCGCACGGCGCGTGACGCATGA
- the rpsM gene encoding 30S ribosomal protein S13 — translation MARLVGVDLPREKRIEIALTYVFGIGRTRATETLAATGISPDKRVHELDDNDLVALRDHIEANYQTEGDLRRTVTADIRRKMEIGSYQGRRHRAHLPVRGQRTKTNARTRKGPKRTVAGKKK, via the coding sequence ATGGCACGCCTCGTAGGAGTCGACCTCCCGCGCGAAAAGCGCATCGAGATCGCACTCACGTACGTCTTCGGAATCGGCCGCACCCGCGCCACCGAGACCCTCGCAGCAACCGGCATCAGCCCGGACAAGCGAGTCCACGAGCTCGACGACAACGACCTCGTAGCGCTCCGCGATCACATCGAAGCGAACTACCAGACCGAGGGCGACCTGCGTCGCACGGTCACGGCAGACATTCGCCGCAAGATGGAGATCGGCAGCTACCAGGGCCGTCGCCACCGTGCGCACCTGCCCGTCCGTGGCCAGCGCACCAAGACCAACGCGCGCACCCGCAAGGGCCCCAAGCGCACCGTCGCCGGAAAGAAGAAGTGA
- the infA gene encoding translation initiation factor IF-1 — protein sequence MAKKEGVIEMEGAVVEALPNAMFRVELANGHKVLAHISGKMRQHYIRILPEDRVVVELSPYDLSRGRIVYRYK from the coding sequence ATGGCGAAAAAAGAAGGCGTCATCGAGATGGAAGGTGCCGTGGTCGAGGCTCTTCCGAACGCGATGTTCCGTGTGGAGCTGGCCAACGGCCACAAGGTCCTCGCGCACATCAGCGGCAAGATGCGTCAGCACTACATCCGCATCCTCCCCGAGGACCGGGTCGTGGTCGAGCTCTCGCCGTACGACCTCTCCCGCGGTCGCATCGTCTACCGCTACAAGTAA
- a CDS encoding class I SAM-dependent methyltransferase, protein MSGHYFDDVPSGDDRRRDVTVVIGGRESVFTTSGGVFSHDGLDKATAVLLASAPPPTSGVVLDLGCGWGPIACTVAAAGATVWAVDVNQRALDLTAVNAERHGVTVRTALPDDVPGGVVFDHIWSNPPIRIGKQALHDLLLRWLPRLAPDGSARLVVGKNLGADSLQRWLVEQGWPTARVGSEKGFRLLEVRRTS, encoded by the coding sequence GTGAGCGGCCACTACTTCGACGACGTGCCCTCTGGCGACGACCGCCGGCGCGACGTGACCGTCGTGATCGGTGGACGCGAGTCGGTCTTCACGACCTCTGGCGGCGTGTTCTCGCACGACGGTCTCGACAAGGCCACCGCGGTGCTGCTGGCCTCTGCCCCACCCCCGACGTCCGGGGTGGTCCTCGACCTCGGCTGCGGGTGGGGTCCCATCGCGTGCACCGTCGCCGCGGCCGGTGCCACGGTGTGGGCCGTCGACGTCAACCAGCGCGCCCTCGACCTCACCGCGGTCAATGCCGAGCGGCACGGCGTCACGGTGCGAACCGCCCTGCCGGACGACGTGCCGGGCGGAGTCGTGTTCGACCACATCTGGTCGAACCCGCCGATCCGCATCGGCAAGCAGGCGCTCCACGACCTGCTGCTGCGCTGGCTGCCACGCCTCGCGCCGGACGGCTCCGCGCGACTCGTCGTCGGAAAGAACCTCGGTGCCGACTCGCTGCAGCGCTGGCTGGTCGAGCAGGGCTGGCCGACCGCCCGGGTCGGCAGCGAGAAGGGCTTCCGCCTGCTCGAGGTGCGACGCACGTCCTGA
- a CDS encoding endo alpha-1,4 polygalactosaminidase — MSALLASWAAVLALTAAPVTLPPTAGVADYQLGGAYEPAQDVQIVTRDRSEQPAPGRYSICYVNSFQTQPGTLRWWRAKHPTLLLRDGDGQLVRDPGWPDEVLLDIRTSAKREELGRLNGAWFDQCHRKGFAAVEPDNLDSWTRSKGRLTKKQAIAFARRLVREAHASGTAIAQKNTPQLSRLGLGFDFAVAEECEVYRECGAYTRTYGTRLIEIEYSDNGRASFRRACAARSGRASILLRDRDVTPRDSKRYVFRTC; from the coding sequence ATGAGCGCCCTGCTCGCGTCCTGGGCGGCCGTGCTGGCCCTGACGGCCGCGCCCGTGACGCTGCCACCCACCGCGGGGGTGGCAGATTACCAGCTCGGCGGGGCCTATGAGCCGGCTCAGGACGTGCAGATCGTGACGCGCGACCGGTCCGAGCAGCCGGCACCCGGCCGCTACTCCATCTGCTACGTCAACTCCTTCCAGACCCAGCCCGGCACGCTGCGGTGGTGGCGCGCGAAGCACCCCACCCTGCTGCTGCGCGACGGCGACGGGCAACTCGTCCGCGACCCCGGCTGGCCCGACGAGGTGCTGCTCGACATCCGCACCTCCGCGAAGCGCGAGGAGCTCGGCCGGCTCAACGGTGCCTGGTTCGACCAGTGCCACCGCAAGGGCTTCGCGGCGGTCGAGCCCGACAACCTCGACTCCTGGACCCGGTCGAAGGGACGTCTGACCAAGAAGCAGGCGATCGCCTTCGCACGACGTCTCGTGCGCGAGGCCCACGCGTCGGGCACCGCGATCGCCCAGAAGAACACGCCGCAGCTGAGCCGCCTCGGGCTCGGCTTCGACTTCGCCGTCGCCGAGGAGTGCGAGGTCTACCGCGAGTGCGGTGCCTACACGCGCACGTACGGCACGCGGCTCATCGAGATCGAGTACTCCGACAACGGGCGGGCCTCCTTCAGACGCGCATGCGCTGCCCGCTCCGGACGGGCGTCGATCCTGCTGCGCGACCGCGACGTCACACCGCGCGACTCGAAACGCTACGTCTTCCGCACCTGCTGA
- the rplQ gene encoding 50S ribosomal protein L17 — MPTPTKGPRLGGSPAHQRLILANLAQNLFEHGKITTTEAKARRLRPYAESLITKAKTDTVANRRQVVKVIRDKSILHTLFTEIGPAMATRPGGYTRITKVAPRKGDNAPMAVIEIVEAKSFGAQNQTPKKSAPAAAAPAVVEDKPADDVAPGDDLGTDVDVVEASEDAPAAAEAVESSTEGDDAK, encoded by the coding sequence ATGCCCACCCCCACCAAGGGACCCCGCCTCGGCGGTAGCCCGGCGCACCAGCGCCTGATCCTGGCCAACCTCGCGCAGAACCTGTTCGAGCACGGCAAGATCACGACCACCGAGGCCAAGGCGCGCCGTCTGCGTCCCTACGCCGAGTCGCTGATCACCAAGGCCAAGACCGACACTGTGGCCAACCGCCGCCAGGTCGTCAAGGTCATCCGCGACAAGAGCATCCTGCACACGCTGTTCACCGAGATCGGTCCCGCCATGGCGACCCGTCCCGGCGGCTACACGCGCATCACGAAGGTCGCGCCGCGCAAGGGCGACAACGCCCCCATGGCCGTCATCGAGATCGTCGAGGCCAAGTCGTTCGGTGCCCAGAACCAGACGCCGAAGAAGTCCGCCCCCGCGGCGGCTGCTCCGGCCGTGGTCGAGGACAAGCCTGCCGATGACGTCGCTCCCGGCGACGACCTCGGTACCGACGTCGACGTGGTCGAGGCGTCCGAGGACGCTCCTGCTGCCGCCGAGGCCGTCGAGAGCTCGACCGAGGGCGACGACGCCAAGTAG